A genome region from Thalassotalea euphylliae includes the following:
- the fliS gene encoding flagellar export chaperone FliS, producing the protein MRNNLKAYQKVNRDSGLTAADPHTVILMLYNGLLENIAIGKGAIERKDLALKATALTKAINILNSLEDSLDKDSEPTISNNFSNLYGYCIEQLMSASVSLDIAVLDQVAEFLIPLRDAWQNISEQDKQAGFAKLNERDNSVAASGVGS; encoded by the coding sequence ATGAGAAATAATTTAAAAGCTTACCAAAAGGTTAACCGCGATAGTGGTTTAACTGCCGCTGATCCACACACAGTAATTTTGATGCTTTATAACGGTTTGCTGGAAAATATTGCAATCGGTAAAGGGGCTATTGAGCGTAAAGACTTAGCGTTGAAAGCAACTGCATTAACTAAAGCAATTAACATATTGAACTCATTAGAAGATTCACTCGATAAAGATTCTGAACCGACGATTTCAAATAACTTTAGTAATTTATACGGTTACTGTATCGAACAACTTATGTCAGCTAGTGTATCTCTTGATATTGCAGTGCTGGATCAAGTTGCGGAGTTTTTAATTCCATTGCGCGATGCTTGGCAAAATATTTCTGAGCAAGACAAACAAGCTGGTTTTGCGAAGCTCAACGAACGAGATAACTCTGTAGCCGCTAGCGGTGTGGGGTCATAG
- the fliD gene encoding flagellar filament capping protein FliD, which translates to MSFTNLGIGSGLPLNTLVEGFLNAERIPTELRLDSKEESLQIELSGVGSFKSALSDFQSTVDRLAADNAFNQQTISTSNDNISVTTNGFASNGEFDVNVQQLATGTQLKSTAFASSTTTLGSGTLTFAAGSNSFNVSIDAADDLSAIRDKINAESDNFGVTANIINADAGTFLILNSTETGSANSLSVTSSDASLAGISTNNSVTRAAQDAIINIDGNTVTNGSNEFKNFIEDVTITANSVTTGDNSTITIGQDTDSGRELIDEFVSSFNSLQDQLTGLGAPRLGRLAFDPNIRQVKQQINDVLLDTVASSGIGSLQNLGIELNDDGKLEVSRFSSDTIQTGEQRLSNALANDLEEVGKLFASDDGVAKRISAIVDNYVDSDGVLTQRQTSLNEQISDVGDERIAFNERLADYEARLIAQFTALDSAVAGFNSTRDFVSNALRTTTSSDS; encoded by the coding sequence ATGTCGTTTACCAATTTGGGGATCGGCTCAGGCTTACCGCTAAATACGTTGGTCGAAGGCTTTTTAAATGCGGAGCGTATTCCAACTGAATTAAGGCTTGATAGCAAAGAAGAATCACTTCAAATTGAGCTTTCAGGTGTTGGCTCGTTTAAATCGGCACTTTCTGATTTTCAATCCACAGTCGACAGGCTAGCTGCTGATAACGCCTTCAATCAGCAAACTATTTCTACCAGCAATGATAATATCTCGGTCACCACGAATGGCTTTGCTAGCAATGGTGAGTTTGATGTTAACGTTCAGCAATTGGCAACAGGGACTCAATTAAAGTCAACAGCATTTGCTTCATCTACAACAACTCTTGGCAGTGGTACGCTAACGTTTGCTGCGGGCTCAAATAGTTTTAATGTGAGCATTGATGCAGCTGACGATTTAAGTGCTATTCGCGACAAAATAAATGCAGAGTCTGATAACTTTGGCGTGACTGCCAATATTATTAATGCCGATGCAGGTACTTTTTTAATTCTCAATTCAACTGAAACGGGAAGCGCCAATAGTTTGTCGGTGACAAGCTCCGATGCCTCGCTAGCCGGAATTTCTACCAATAATTCCGTAACTCGTGCTGCCCAAGATGCCATAATCAATATCGATGGCAACACTGTTACTAATGGTTCAAATGAGTTTAAAAATTTTATAGAAGATGTAACTATCACCGCAAATTCTGTGACAACAGGTGATAATTCAACCATTACCATTGGTCAGGATACAGATAGCGGTAGAGAGTTAATCGATGAGTTTGTGAGTAGTTTTAACAGCTTGCAAGATCAACTGACAGGGCTAGGAGCCCCGAGACTAGGGCGATTGGCGTTTGATCCTAATATTAGGCAAGTTAAACAGCAAATTAATGATGTATTGTTAGATACAGTTGCGAGCAGCGGTATCGGTAGCTTGCAAAATTTAGGTATTGAACTTAATGATGATGGTAAATTAGAAGTTTCTCGCTTTAGTTCTGATACGATTCAAACAGGTGAACAACGTCTAAGTAATGCTTTAGCGAATGATCTTGAAGAAGTTGGTAAGCTTTTTGCTTCTGATGATGGTGTTGCTAAACGTATTTCAGCAATTGTTGATAATTATGTCGATTCTGACGGTGTTTTGACCCAGCGACAAACATCGTTGAATGAGCAAATATCCGATGTCGGTGATGAACGCATAGCCTTTAATGAGAGGTTGGCTGATTATGAGGCTCGATTAATAGCTCAGTTCACCGCGTTAGATTCAGCAGTTGCAGGCTTTAATTCAACTAGAGATTTTGTGTCCAATGCCCTGAGAACTACAACAAGTAGTGATTCATAA
- a CDS encoding flagellar protein FlaG, with protein MESNLGVVRPVLADVSESLVSRRNEVNQASPNDGIQPEAAELAVDRIAEAEQVAAEEQSQAADEQSPAGDLTDAIETVSSFIEPQIRNVNFTQDDSSGQTVIKVFDAQSRELIKQFPSDEILELAERIKGLQDEVVDRTGILIDDKV; from the coding sequence ATGGAGTCTAATCTTGGTGTTGTAAGGCCAGTGCTTGCAGATGTATCTGAAAGTTTGGTTAGTCGCAGAAATGAAGTCAATCAAGCTTCACCTAACGATGGAATTCAACCTGAAGCGGCTGAATTGGCTGTTGATAGAATTGCAGAGGCTGAGCAGGTTGCAGCAGAAGAGCAATCTCAAGCAGCTGATGAACAAAGTCCTGCTGGTGATCTAACCGATGCTATTGAAACGGTTTCTAGCTTTATTGAGCCACAAATTCGCAATGTCAATTTTACTCAAGACGATAGTTCCGGTCAGACAGTTATCAAAGTGTTTGACGCACAGAGTCGAGAGTTAATTAAACAATTCCCGTCGGATGAAATTCTTGAATTGGCTGAGCGAATTAAAGGTCTTCAAGATGAAGTCGTTGATAGAACTGGCATATTAATTGATGATAAGGTTTAA
- a CDS encoding flagellin N-terminal helical domain-containing protein, with protein MALVVNSNIQSLNSQRQLSRSTDDLSTSFERLSSGKRINSAKDDAAGLQISSRLTSQVNGLNQASRNANDAISLAQTAEGALDEYTNTIQRMRTLAVQASNGSNSDADRVALNTEYTELESELTRISEQTSFGGVNLLDGSYSAQFQIGANASQTISITVSQDFASSEIGASGSLTSFDGAQSRITDLDSALASVNTVRSQLGASQNRFSSVIRSNDNTAQNVAASRSRIEDTDYAAESAALARNNVLQQAASSLLAQANQQPQIALSLL; from the coding sequence ATGGCTTTAGTGGTAAACAGTAATATTCAATCATTAAACTCTCAACGTCAGTTATCACGTTCAACTGATGATTTATCAACTAGTTTCGAGCGTTTATCTTCTGGTAAGCGTATTAACAGCGCAAAAGATGATGCTGCTGGTTTACAAATCTCTAGCCGTTTGACTTCGCAAGTAAATGGTCTTAACCAAGCATCTCGTAACGCTAATGATGCAATTTCTTTGGCACAAACCGCTGAAGGTGCGTTGGATGAGTATACAAATACTATTCAGCGTATGCGTACATTGGCGGTTCAAGCGTCAAATGGTTCAAACTCTGATGCGGATAGAGTTGCGCTAAATACTGAATACACTGAACTAGAAAGCGAGTTAACGCGAATTTCAGAACAAACTAGCTTCGGTGGTGTTAACTTACTAGATGGCAGCTATAGTGCGCAGTTCCAAATTGGTGCCAATGCGAGCCAAACGATCTCTATTACGGTTAGCCAAGATTTCGCTAGCTCAGAAATCGGTGCATCGGGTTCATTAACCAGCTTTGATGGCGCACAATCTCGTATTACTGACTTAGATAGCGCGTTAGCATCGGTAAACACTGTACGTTCACAGCTTGGTGCTAGCCAAAACCGTTTCAGTTCAGTTATCCGTAGTAACGATAACACCGCTCAGAATGTAGCTGCTTCACGTTCACGTATCGAAGATACCGACTACGCAGCTGAGTCAGCAGCATTAGCGCGTAACAACGTATTGCAACAGGCAGCAAGTTCATTATTAGCTCAGGCTAACCAGCAGCCACAAATTGCACTATCATTGTTATAA
- a CDS encoding flagellin N-terminal helical domain-containing protein produces the protein MALVVNSNIQSLNSQRQLARSTDNLSTSFERLSSGKRINSAKDDAAGLQISSRLTSQVNGLNQASRNANDAISLAQTAEGALEEYTNTVQRMRTLAVQASNGSNSDADRVALNTEYTELENELSRIAGQTSFGGVNLLDGSYANEFQIGANAGQTISVSVTQNFSSGAIGADGSLTTFDGAQSRITDLDSVLSTVNTTRSQLGAAQNRFTSVIRSNDNTAQNVAASRSRIEDTDYAAESANLARNNVLQQAASSLLAQANQQPQIALSLL, from the coding sequence ATGGCTTTAGTTGTAAATAGTAATATTCAATCGTTAAACTCTCAACGCCAGTTGGCTCGTTCAACAGATAACTTATCTACTAGCTTTGAGCGATTATCTTCAGGTAAGCGTATCAATAGTGCTAAAGATGATGCTGCTGGCCTTCAAATCTCAAGCCGATTAACTTCACAGGTTAATGGTTTGAATCAAGCTTCGCGTAACGCTAATGATGCGATATCTTTGGCTCAAACAGCTGAAGGCGCGTTGGAAGAGTATACAAATACGGTACAGCGTATGCGTACTCTAGCGGTTCAAGCATCAAATGGTTCTAACTCTGACGCGGACAGAGTTGCGCTAAACACTGAGTATACTGAGCTAGAAAATGAACTTTCACGAATAGCTGGGCAAACTAGCTTTGGTGGCGTGAATTTACTTGACGGCAGCTACGCTAACGAGTTCCAAATTGGTGCTAATGCTGGTCAAACAATTTCTGTAAGTGTTACGCAAAACTTCTCAAGTGGTGCAATTGGTGCTGATGGTAGTTTAACTACATTCGATGGCGCACAGTCTCGAATTACAGACCTAGATAGTGTGTTATCAACAGTGAATACCACACGATCTCAGCTGGGTGCCGCGCAAAACCGCTTTACGTCTGTTATTAGAAGTAATGATAACACAGCACAAAATGTAGCAGCGTCTCGTTCACGTATCGAAGATACTGATTATGCAGCTGAGTCTGCTAACTTGGCGAGAAACAATGTATTGCAACAGGCAGCAAGTTCGTTGCTAGCACAGGCTAACCAGCAACCACAAATCGCACTATCGTTGCTGTAA
- a CDS encoding flagellin N-terminal helical domain-containing protein: MALVVNSNVSSLNAQRQLSRSTDDLGTSYERLSSGKRINSAKDDAAGLQISSRLTSQINGLNQASRNANDAISLAQTAEGSLEEYTNTIQRMRTLAVQASNGSNSDADRIALNTEFTALEAELTRISTDAEFGGVSLLNGTYGETFQVGANAGQVISVSISSNFASSVIGASGSLTSFDGAQSRITDLDSVLGAVNSTRADLGAAQNRFSSVIRSNDNTAQNVSASRSRIEDTDYAAESAALARSNVLQQASSSILAQANQQPQIALSLLQ; this comes from the coding sequence ATGGCTTTAGTTGTTAATAGTAACGTCTCGTCATTAAATGCTCAGCGTCAATTAAGCCGCTCAACTGATGATTTAGGGACTTCATATGAGCGTTTATCTTCAGGTAAACGTATCAATAGTGCAAAAGATGATGCCGCTGGCTTGCAAATTTCAAGTCGACTGACATCTCAAATTAATGGCTTGAATCAAGCGTCACGAAATGCGAATGATGCTATATCGTTAGCACAAACCGCGGAAGGGTCGCTTGAAGAATATACAAATACTATTCAGCGTATGAGAACGTTAGCCGTACAAGCATCAAATGGTTCTAACTCTGATGCTGATAGAATTGCATTGAATACTGAGTTTACTGCATTGGAAGCTGAGCTGACGCGTATTTCCACTGACGCAGAGTTTGGTGGTGTAAGCTTGCTCAACGGTACTTATGGTGAAACATTTCAAGTGGGTGCTAACGCCGGACAAGTCATTTCAGTGAGTATTTCAAGTAACTTTGCTAGCAGTGTAATTGGAGCTTCGGGTTCACTAACTTCGTTTGATGGTGCTCAATCTAGAATTACTGATTTAGACAGCGTGTTAGGCGCGGTAAACTCAACACGAGCAGACCTAGGTGCTGCGCAAAACCGGTTTAGCTCGGTTATTCGAAGTAATGACAATACAGCGCAAAACGTATCCGCGTCACGCTCTCGAATTGAAGATACAGACTATGCGGCAGAGTCTGCAGCATTGGCTAGAAGTAATGTACTGCAACAAGCATCAAGTTCAATTTTAGCGCAAGCTAACCAGCAGCCACAAATTGCACTAAGTTTACTTCAGTAA
- a CDS encoding flagellin N-terminal helical domain-containing protein: MALVVNSNVSSLNAQRQLSRSTDDLGSSYERLSSGKRINSAKDDAAGLQISSRLTSQVNGLNQASRNANDAISLAQTAEGSLEEYTNTIQRMRTLAVQASNGSNSDADRIALNTEFTALEAELTRISTDAEFGGVSLLDGSYGETFQVGANAGQVISVSIATDFASTSIGASGSLTSFDGAQSRISDLDSVLATVNTTRANLGAAQNRFSSVIRSNDNTAQNVSASRSRIEDTDYAAESAALARSNVLQQASSSILSQANQQPQIALSLLQ, translated from the coding sequence ATGGCTTTAGTTGTTAATAGTAATGTGTCGTCATTGAATGCTCAGCGCCAGTTAAGTCGCTCAACAGATGATTTAGGAAGCTCATATGAGCGTTTATCTTCAGGTAAACGTATCAATAGTGCAAAAGATGATGCAGCAGGCTTGCAGATATCTAGCCGATTAACTTCTCAAGTAAATGGTCTTAATCAGGCATCTCGAAATGCTAATGATGCGATCTCACTTGCGCAAACCGCAGAAGGTTCTTTAGAAGAGTACACCAATACGATTCAGCGAATGAGAACACTAGCGGTACAAGCATCAAATGGTTCTAACTCGGATGCTGACAGAATCGCCTTGAATACTGAGTTTACAGCACTCGAAGCCGAACTTACTCGAATCTCTACTGATGCAGAGTTTGGTGGTGTGAGTTTGCTTGATGGTAGCTATGGTGAAACTTTCCAAGTTGGTGCTAATGCGGGACAGGTTATTTCCGTCAGTATTGCGACCGACTTTGCAAGTACGTCGATTGGTGCTTCTGGTTCACTAACTTCATTTGATGGTGCGCAATCACGTATTTCCGATTTAGACAGTGTATTGGCAACAGTGAATACTACACGTGCAAACCTAGGTGCTGCCCAAAACCGTTTTAGCTCGGTAATTCGAAGTAATGATAATACAGCGCAAAATGTATCTGCGTCTCGTTCACGTATTGAAGATACAGATTACGCAGCTGAATCGGCCGCTTTAGCTAGAAGTAACGTTCTGCAACAAGCGTCTAGTTCAATCTTATCTCAGGCTAATCAGCAACCACAAATTGCACTGAGCTTATTACAATAA
- the flgL gene encoding flagellar hook-associated protein FlgL, with translation MRVSTAQFYFQNSQQISQQQSNVNEQTQHLSSGKRVLSAKDDAVNFGTLTGLKGELASIEQFERNITIAENRNSLQETSFSSAIDVLQNLKQRFIQANNGVLSDNDLASIAQVTNNSFEQLLDIANNKDDTGGFIFAGFQSNQQPFIRQPDNSVIYNGDNGVRELSIGSNVDVTLNQPGDKAFLNVDNPQGDFSANYLANTSGIALQSAVVANRGAYNTTTNPPDYTFNFTSATDLTVTDSLGNTVFNTNTYAAGQTVAFNGLEVQISGNPLPGDSFQLQPDEEVSVFETIGAALDWINQGANPANPAQHKVDHAEILAQIDASINHLLARQAEAGVNRQLIDSQKNIHADNELIIEGSRSGIEDLDFAKAVSDFQQSQTALQAAQQTFVQVRELSLFNFI, from the coding sequence ATGAGAGTTTCAACTGCACAGTTTTATTTTCAAAACAGTCAACAAATTAGTCAGCAACAGTCAAATGTTAATGAGCAAACACAACACTTGTCTTCAGGTAAGCGTGTTTTAAGCGCAAAAGATGATGCGGTAAATTTTGGCACCTTAACGGGCTTAAAAGGCGAGTTAGCTAGCATCGAACAGTTCGAAAGAAATATTACGATTGCCGAGAATAGAAATAGTCTACAAGAAACATCATTTTCTTCAGCGATTGACGTTTTACAGAACCTCAAACAGCGATTTATACAGGCAAATAACGGCGTGCTTAGTGATAACGACTTGGCATCCATAGCTCAGGTAACCAACAACTCTTTTGAGCAGTTGTTGGACATCGCTAATAACAAAGATGATACCGGTGGTTTTATCTTCGCTGGCTTTCAATCAAACCAACAGCCTTTTATTCGTCAACCTGATAACTCGGTGATTTATAACGGTGATAATGGCGTTAGAGAGCTTTCGATTGGCAGTAATGTTGATGTCACCTTAAACCAACCGGGGGATAAAGCATTTTTAAATGTTGATAACCCGCAGGGAGATTTTTCTGCCAATTACCTGGCTAATACCTCTGGTATCGCTTTGCAATCTGCGGTGGTTGCCAACCGAGGTGCTTACAACACTACAACCAATCCCCCTGATTACACTTTTAATTTTACCTCAGCTACAGACCTAACGGTGACAGATAGCCTAGGCAATACCGTTTTTAATACCAATACCTACGCGGCAGGGCAAACGGTTGCCTTCAATGGGCTCGAAGTACAAATAAGCGGCAATCCATTGCCGGGTGATAGTTTTCAGTTGCAACCTGATGAAGAAGTAAGCGTTTTTGAGACCATTGGTGCAGCACTGGATTGGATAAACCAAGGGGCGAATCCCGCCAACCCAGCTCAGCACAAAGTCGATCATGCCGAGATTTTGGCGCAGATAGATGCGTCAATTAACCATCTACTGGCACGCCAAGCTGAAGCAGGTGTAAACCGCCAACTTATTGATAGTCAAAAAAATATCCATGCAGACAACGAGTTAATTATAGAAGGCAGTCGTTCTGGCATTGAAGACTTAGATTTTGCTAAAGCAGTCAGTGACTTTCAGCAGTCACAAACCGCCTTGCAAGCGGCCCAGCAAACGTTTGTGCAAGTAAGAGAGCTAAGTTTGTTTAACTTTATTTAA
- the flgK gene encoding flagellar hook-associated protein FlgK: protein MTVNLYQTGVSGLLSAQQQLATTGHNIANVNTDGYSRQRAEQSPTQALQSGGNFIGTGTYVADISRLYDQFAYREQVINQSNLGAANASNASLTQLNGILGSAGGAITSSIEQFYQSINSIADNPSDPALRSIALNQAKTLTTNFNNLNDSFDRIETATNGEIEEIAKQISEISTELANINEQILHTNSPGQPGQPNDLLDERDRLINQLAEFTSVNTVTDANGVMTVMIGSGNTLVAGTTPLSLQVVPGDPDPLQTQVAIASKNTTIPLKQDSLGGSLGAKIKFRDEDLAQARSEINRVALVLSETLNGAQRQGLDLNQGQGANFFRDINDTTNQSSRILPYSGNSAPGLQAGIEITNVSQLPTNDFDLSFDGANYQLTNLADGTTTNLGAPGSGTYTTSFGFNFVENSGTPAAGDRFTIRPTENSAALMQVELTDGKAIAASSAVSVTASSNNVSAGEVEIVAVSDPVAARAAAPLRVNVLESPAGSGTFNYTITNLTTNTTSAPAAYTPPSQQIQLPAAPATAAFTIEISGRPSGQAPNGPEQFTISDAFGTGNGENAKFIADTREQGIINGGRESFSQSIGITTAQVGSQAKAAELGAETSQALFTQAFNRNQETSGVNLDEEAANLLRFQQAYQASSRVVSVANTIFDTLLSAVG from the coding sequence ATGACTGTCAACTTGTATCAAACTGGTGTTAGCGGCTTATTGTCGGCGCAACAACAGTTAGCTACAACCGGCCATAACATTGCCAATGTTAATACCGATGGCTACAGCCGGCAACGTGCTGAGCAGTCGCCAACGCAAGCGCTTCAATCGGGTGGCAACTTTATTGGTACGGGTACTTATGTCGCTGATATTTCAAGGTTGTACGACCAATTTGCTTACCGTGAGCAAGTCATTAATCAATCCAATTTAGGGGCTGCCAATGCCAGCAATGCGAGTTTAACGCAGCTTAATGGTATTTTAGGCTCGGCAGGCGGGGCCATTACTAGCTCTATTGAACAGTTTTATCAGTCAATTAACTCTATCGCAGATAACCCGTCAGATCCTGCATTGCGCAGTATTGCGCTTAATCAAGCCAAAACCTTGACGACAAATTTTAATAATTTGAATGACAGTTTTGATCGTATTGAAACGGCAACCAATGGTGAAATTGAAGAGATTGCTAAGCAGATTTCAGAGATATCAACTGAACTTGCCAATATTAATGAGCAAATACTTCATACCAACTCACCAGGCCAGCCTGGGCAACCAAATGACTTGCTGGATGAGCGCGACAGGTTAATTAATCAATTAGCTGAATTTACCAGTGTAAATACCGTAACAGATGCCAATGGCGTGATGACGGTAATGATTGGTAGCGGCAATACACTTGTTGCTGGAACAACGCCTTTGAGCTTACAAGTTGTGCCGGGCGATCCAGACCCTTTGCAAACACAAGTGGCTATCGCTAGTAAAAATACCACAATTCCGCTTAAGCAAGACTCCTTAGGTGGTTCGTTAGGTGCAAAAATAAAATTTAGAGATGAAGATTTAGCGCAGGCGCGTAGTGAAATTAATCGCGTTGCGCTAGTGTTGTCGGAAACACTTAATGGTGCTCAACGTCAAGGTTTAGACTTAAACCAAGGGCAAGGCGCTAACTTTTTCCGTGACATTAATGACACAACAAACCAATCATCACGGATTCTTCCTTACTCTGGTAATTCAGCACCTGGACTACAAGCAGGCATTGAAATTACAAATGTGTCGCAGTTGCCGACAAATGACTTTGATCTCTCTTTTGATGGTGCTAACTATCAATTAACGAATCTTGCAGACGGTACCACCACTAACCTCGGTGCACCTGGTTCTGGTACTTATACCACAAGTTTTGGTTTTAACTTTGTTGAAAACTCCGGTACACCCGCAGCAGGGGACAGGTTCACTATTCGCCCGACCGAAAATAGCGCAGCTTTAATGCAAGTTGAGCTAACCGACGGCAAAGCGATTGCTGCCAGTTCAGCAGTTAGTGTTACAGCATCAAGCAATAATGTCAGCGCAGGTGAAGTTGAAATAGTTGCAGTGTCAGACCCAGTTGCCGCTCGTGCAGCCGCCCCTTTGCGAGTTAATGTATTAGAAAGCCCAGCGGGTTCGGGCACTTTTAACTACACCATTACCAACCTGACAACAAATACAACATCGGCACCAGCTGCGTACACGCCGCCATCACAACAGATACAACTGCCGGCAGCTCCAGCAACCGCGGCTTTTACCATTGAGATTTCAGGAAGGCCGTCTGGTCAGGCACCTAATGGCCCTGAACAATTTACCATTAGTGATGCCTTTGGCACAGGTAATGGAGAAAACGCGAAATTTATCGCCGATACCAGAGAGCAGGGCATTATCAACGGCGGCCGAGAAAGCTTTAGTCAAAGTATTGGCATTACTACGGCACAAGTTGGTAGCCAAGCAAAAGCCGCAGAGCTTGGGGCAGAAACATCACAAGCACTATTTACCCAAGCTTTTAATCGCAATCAGGAAACTTCTGGTGTGAATTTGGATGAAGAAGCTGCCAATTTATTGCGCTTTCAGCAGGCGTATCAAGCGTCATCACGGGTGGTTTCAGTCGCTAACACTATTTTTGACACCTTGCTATCGGCAGTAGGTTAA
- the flgJ gene encoding flagellar assembly peptidoglycan hydrolase FlgJ, giving the protein MDNKLAEARNFFDLNGLNNIRQQANQTDQASKKAALKEAAQQFESIFMQMLLKSMRSAQEVLEADSPFNSQSTKFYRDMQDQQMALDMSNKGTLGLAELIERQLGGGDGSFTPRSVIRTDHQALASQKVERDVTRLAEQFLSGADKSADKVSNNRQAGTQVPLAKANSVVKTSEKSSPEFNQPQDFVTALTEPAKQVERQLGVPFQVVIAQAALETGWGQKIIKNSDGTSSNNLFNIKADSRWTGEKAQKDTLEFEQGSLVKKNEPFRVYNSISESVNDYVNFLSSGTRYQDALAKPDNVEHFLLGLQKAGYATDPNYANKILGTLKSVSNFLNQ; this is encoded by the coding sequence GTGGATAACAAACTAGCAGAAGCAAGAAACTTTTTTGATCTAAATGGCCTGAACAATATACGTCAGCAAGCTAATCAAACCGATCAAGCGTCAAAAAAGGCAGCGTTAAAAGAAGCTGCGCAGCAATTTGAATCTATTTTCATGCAAATGCTGCTAAAGAGCATGCGTAGCGCACAGGAAGTACTTGAAGCTGATAGTCCGTTTAACTCGCAATCAACTAAATTTTATCGTGACATGCAAGATCAGCAAATGGCGCTTGATATGTCGAACAAGGGCACGCTTGGCTTAGCAGAACTGATTGAGCGCCAATTAGGCGGTGGCGATGGTTCTTTTACGCCGCGTTCAGTAATTCGCACTGATCACCAAGCACTCGCGAGCCAAAAGGTTGAGCGTGATGTCACTCGTTTAGCTGAGCAGTTTTTATCTGGTGCCGATAAAAGCGCCGATAAGGTGTCAAATAATCGTCAAGCTGGCACTCAAGTTCCATTAGCAAAAGCGAATAGCGTCGTCAAAACATCAGAAAAATCTTCTCCAGAATTTAACCAACCTCAAGATTTTGTCACCGCCTTAACCGAACCCGCAAAACAAGTTGAACGCCAGCTTGGGGTGCCATTCCAAGTAGTGATAGCCCAAGCTGCGTTAGAAACTGGCTGGGGCCAAAAAATTATCAAAAACAGTGACGGCACAAGTTCTAACAACCTCTTTAATATCAAGGCAGACAGCCGCTGGACTGGCGAGAAAGCGCAGAAAGACACACTGGAGTTTGAACAGGGCAGTTTGGTTAAGAAAAACGAGCCTTTCCGTGTCTACAACAGTATTAGCGAGAGCGTTAACGACTACGTTAATTTCCTTTCTTCAGGTACGCGTTATCAAGATGCATTAGCAAAGCCTGACAATGTGGAACACTTCCTGCTAGGACTACAGAAAGCCGGATATGCGACGGATCCTAACTACGCAAATAAAATTTTAGGAACGTTAAAGTCGGTGAGTAATTTTCTGAACCAATAA